Proteins from a single region of Rhodospirillales bacterium:
- a CDS encoding PQQ-dependent sugar dehydrogenase — MYTFISGQTPDLALNISARIGALNDSNDYADGGSEQWGLVSFAFHPEFASNPARRWVFVLYNARQANEVTPTSYVARYTLTADGTTFDPASELIVLRQPQTNGLNHHFGHLAFGPDGYLYIGSGDGSASFAAIRSQDTSDLRGKLLRIDVDNGTAAAPYAIPPNNPWKNVAGARPELYAIGLRNPWRFSFDKQSGQLWLGDVGGSGSEEINIITRGGNYGWNIYEGRDCLNAAQCATPVELPIFTIPTISPTAIIGGFVYRGNAIPYLNGRYVFAVYGQRKLYALSKSNGAYTAELILDNAPNFDTLFTDADGEIYGVEVPGEGTVYKIVPAVASASSAQIPQLLSETGCIVPTSPLGTVPGMIPYTVNAQLWSDGAAKRRWVALPDGAQITIGDNGDFEFPIGTVLMKMFLYQRYKPFETRLLKRHTDGSWAGYSYEWKADLSDAVLVPAEGKTIDVKTAAGSSVHWHLPSRSQCLLCHTAAAGYVLGPRIAQLNSMYDYERTGRKGHQLVTWNAMGLFANGLPAAVADLPALSGPFQPKVNAVRRARSHLDANCGSLCHRPNVDIRPTMDLRYSTDIQAMNVCNVDPLVSDLGLTGAKLLDPLSPATSLLWIRMQLRGNGQMPPLATTIADPTAVVVENWVNRASVCDVPTDSDGDGVPDDADNCTFVANASQWDSDNDGYGDRCDGDFNNNGYAGPIDQGMITAALGAQNGDGAYSTMYDFNLDGYINADDVNYFNSKLMGHAPGPTAPQ, encoded by the coding sequence ATGTATACGTTTATTTCAGGTCAGACACCTGATCTTGCGCTCAATATCAGCGCGCGGATTGGTGCTTTGAATGACAGCAACGATTATGCGGATGGTGGATCAGAGCAGTGGGGGCTGGTCAGTTTCGCCTTTCATCCCGAGTTTGCTAGTAATCCTGCTCGCCGTTGGGTATTCGTCCTTTACAATGCCCGGCAGGCAAACGAGGTCACGCCGACCTCATACGTCGCGCGCTATACGCTGACGGCGGATGGAACAACATTTGATCCTGCCTCTGAACTTATCGTTTTGAGACAGCCGCAGACCAATGGGCTCAATCATCACTTCGGCCATCTGGCTTTCGGCCCGGACGGCTATTTGTATATCGGCAGCGGCGACGGCTCGGCCAGCTTCGCAGCGATCCGCTCTCAGGATACGAGTGACCTGCGCGGCAAGCTGCTGCGCATTGATGTCGACAACGGCACGGCGGCTGCCCCCTATGCCATTCCACCCAACAATCCGTGGAAGAATGTTGCCGGCGCCCGGCCGGAACTCTATGCGATCGGGTTGCGCAATCCTTGGCGGTTCTCGTTCGACAAGCAGAGCGGGCAGCTTTGGCTCGGCGATGTCGGCGGATCGGGAAGCGAGGAGATCAACATCATCACCCGCGGTGGCAACTACGGCTGGAACATCTATGAAGGCAGGGACTGTCTGAATGCCGCTCAGTGTGCGACGCCCGTTGAACTGCCGATCTTCACCATCCCGACAATCAGCCCGACGGCGATCATTGGCGGCTTCGTCTATCGCGGAAACGCCATCCCCTATTTGAACGGACGGTACGTTTTCGCCGTGTACGGCCAGCGCAAACTCTACGCGCTGAGCAAGAGTAACGGTGCCTACACCGCGGAGCTGATCCTCGACAACGCACCCAATTTCGATACGCTGTTCACCGACGCTGACGGCGAGATCTACGGCGTCGAGGTGCCAGGAGAGGGCACCGTCTATAAGATCGTTCCGGCCGTCGCCTCCGCGTCGTCCGCACAGATACCGCAACTCCTCTCGGAAACCGGTTGCATCGTGCCCACCTCGCCGCTCGGCACCGTACCCGGAATGATTCCCTATACGGTAAACGCACAGCTGTGGTCCGATGGCGCAGCGAAGCGGCGCTGGGTCGCGCTTCCGGACGGCGCACAGATCACCATCGGCGATAACGGCGACTTCGAATTTCCCATCGGAACCGTCCTGATGAAGATGTTTCTTTATCAGCGCTACAAGCCGTTCGAAACGCGCCTGCTCAAGCGTCATACCGACGGCTCATGGGCGGGCTACTCCTATGAGTGGAAAGCCGATCTCTCGGATGCCGTACTCGTGCCTGCCGAAGGCAAGACGATCGACGTTAAGACCGCCGCCGGTTCATCGGTTCACTGGCATCTGCCGTCGCGCAGCCAGTGCCTGCTCTGCCACACCGCAGCGGCGGGCTATGTGCTCGGGCCGCGTATCGCGCAGCTCAACAGCATGTACGATTATGAAAGAACCGGCCGCAAGGGCCACCAGTTGGTCACCTGGAACGCCATGGGCCTGTTCGCCAACGGCCTGCCGGCTGCCGTTGCCGATCTGCCGGCGCTGTCCGGACCATTTCAACCGAAGGTCAACGCCGTGCGTCGGGCACGCAGCCATCTTGACGCGAACTGCGGCTCCCTGTGTCATCGTCCCAACGTCGACATCCGCCCGACGATGGATCTGCGCTATAGCACGGACATTCAAGCGATGAACGTGTGCAATGTCGACCCGCTGGTCAGCGATCTTGGCCTTACTGGCGCCAAGTTACTTGATCCGCTCAGTCCGGCGACATCGCTTCTGTGGATACGCATGCAACTGCGCGGCAACGGCCAGATGCCGCCGCTGGCCACGACGATTGCTGATCCGACGGCCGTCGTCGTCGAGAACTGGGTTAATCGCGCGAGTGTGTGCGACGTCCCGACCGACAGCGACGGTGACGGTGTGCCGGATGACGCCGATAACTGCACCTTCGTCGCCAACGCCAGCCAGTGGGACAGCGACAACGACGGCTACGGCGACCGATGCGACGGCGACTTCAACAACAATGGCTATGCCGGCCCGATTGATCAGGGGATGATCACCGCCGCTCTCGGCGCTCAGAACGGCGACGGCGCTTATTCGACAATGTACGATTTCAATCTAGACGGGTATATCAACGCTGATGACGTCAACTATTTCAACAGCAAGCTGATGGGGCACGCCCCCGGACCCACCGCCCCGCAATAA
- a CDS encoding PQQ-dependent sugar dehydrogenase, with product MTPAFTELGGRRPFAMRVSPLDPKRFYYVTRTGLMYTMIKGDTKAPVLALDITDEIGTIDHTNAYSPGGSEEFGIASFTFDPDFAHNGWVFVVFNGRQANESTTTSYLARFTLKADGLTLNRDSQLIILKQVQGTSWLHHFGDVEFGPDGFLYLSSGDGTLNGAAYFDDIRAQNLDDLHGKILRLNVANSTATKPYTIPASNPFVGVAGARGEIYAYGFRNPWRMSFDTVTGNLWLGDVGDAQYEEVNIVEQGGNYGWPIFEGTNCRVTAQCGSTTTKAPVHVVSHNGESIAVIGGFVYHGSAIPSLSGKYIFRVYGRNELYALTSNGGTYTAELIIDNTPNMNSFFTDADQEIYSTDMDGNVYQLVPSSTTGGSGTFPALLSQTGCVRPSKPTVAAVAMVPYGVNSQLWSDGAGKKRWVALPDGKTVTIDSDGDFDFPTGSVLMKSFLFQGKPFETRLLKHHNDGTWTGTTYKWKSDLSDATLVPAGGEDITVKANATKTINWHLPSRSECTLCHTAAAKHALGPNVAQLNGFFAYPNANNKVGQQLATWSDIGMFSAALPGALYDLPTLSAPWAKGVSNVRRARSSLEANCAHCHRPGNDIRATMDLRFGTDISEMAICNEAPRISDLGIAGAKLLAPGHPESSIIPARVSLRGENQMPPLGTFITDGTATLLNGWIKRGDVCSAVPDNDGDSVPNNADNCLNIANANQLDSDSDKFGDRCDGDFNNDYVTDDTDRELITQAVGSSFGDAEYRTNYDFDLNGRVDDDDLYYFNHMLAGHPPGASGFAKVP from the coding sequence TTGACTCCGGCGTTCACCGAACTTGGCGGCCGGCGTCCGTTCGCCATGCGAGTCTCCCCGCTGGACCCGAAACGCTTCTATTACGTGACGCGCACAGGGCTCATGTACACCATGATCAAGGGTGACACGAAGGCGCCGGTGCTGGCGCTCGACATCACCGATGAGATCGGCACCATCGATCATACCAATGCCTATAGCCCCGGCGGCTCGGAGGAGTTTGGCATCGCCAGCTTCACCTTTGATCCCGATTTTGCGCACAATGGCTGGGTGTTCGTCGTCTTCAACGGCCGGCAGGCGAACGAATCAACGACAACGTCCTATCTCGCTCGCTTCACCTTGAAAGCCGACGGCCTGACGCTCAACCGCGACAGCCAGTTGATCATCCTCAAACAGGTCCAGGGGACGAGCTGGCTGCACCATTTCGGCGATGTCGAATTCGGTCCCGACGGCTTCCTTTACCTCTCGTCCGGCGACGGCACCCTCAACGGGGCGGCCTATTTCGACGACATCCGGGCGCAGAATCTCGACGACCTGCACGGAAAGATCCTCCGGCTCAACGTCGCCAACAGCACCGCCACGAAGCCCTATACCATTCCCGCGAGCAATCCGTTCGTCGGCGTGGCCGGGGCGCGGGGAGAAATTTACGCTTATGGGTTTCGCAATCCGTGGCGGATGTCGTTCGATACGGTCACTGGGAATCTCTGGCTCGGCGACGTCGGCGACGCGCAGTACGAGGAAGTCAATATCGTCGAGCAGGGGGGCAACTACGGCTGGCCAATATTCGAGGGAACGAACTGCCGCGTCACCGCGCAATGCGGATCCACCACAACCAAGGCGCCGGTGCATGTCGTTTCGCACAACGGCGAGTCGATCGCTGTGATCGGTGGTTTCGTCTACCACGGGTCGGCGATTCCGTCGCTTTCCGGCAAGTACATCTTCCGCGTCTACGGCCGAAACGAGCTCTACGCCCTGACGTCGAACGGCGGGACCTATACGGCGGAGCTGATCATCGACAATACGCCAAATATGAATAGCTTTTTTACGGATGCGGATCAGGAGATCTACAGCACCGACATGGACGGCAACGTCTATCAGCTTGTTCCGTCGTCCACAACCGGAGGCAGCGGCACCTTTCCGGCATTACTGTCGCAGACGGGGTGCGTGCGCCCATCCAAGCCTACGGTTGCAGCAGTGGCGATGGTCCCCTACGGCGTGAATTCACAGCTCTGGTCGGACGGAGCAGGCAAGAAGCGCTGGGTGGCCCTGCCCGATGGCAAGACCGTGACCATCGATTCCGACGGCGATTTCGACTTCCCGACGGGCTCGGTGCTGATGAAATCGTTTCTCTTTCAGGGGAAGCCGTTCGAGACGCGGCTGTTGAAGCATCACAACGACGGAACGTGGACGGGCACGACCTACAAGTGGAAGAGCGATCTGTCCGACGCGACCCTGGTGCCGGCAGGGGGTGAGGACATCACGGTCAAGGCCAACGCGACAAAGACCATCAACTGGCACCTGCCCAGCCGCAGCGAGTGCACGCTCTGCCATACGGCCGCGGCAAAGCACGCGCTCGGGCCGAACGTCGCCCAGCTCAACGGCTTCTTCGCCTATCCCAACGCGAACAACAAGGTCGGCCAGCAGCTCGCGACGTGGAGTGACATCGGCATGTTTTCCGCCGCCTTGCCTGGAGCGCTCTATGACCTGCCGACGCTCTCGGCCCCCTGGGCAAAGGGCGTATCCAACGTCCGTCGCGCCCGCAGCTCCCTCGAAGCCAATTGCGCCCACTGTCATCGTCCCGGCAACGACATCCGCGCGACGATGGATCTGCGCTTTGGCACGGATATCAGTGAGATGGCCATCTGCAATGAAGCTCCCCGGATCAGCGATCTCGGCATCGCCGGTGCCAAGCTGCTGGCGCCCGGTCATCCGGAGAGCTCGATCATTCCGGCGCGCGTTTCCCTGCGCGGTGAAAACCAGATGCCACCGCTGGGAACGTTCATTACCGACGGCACGGCCACGCTGCTCAACGGCTGGATCAAACGCGGTGATGTATGCAGCGCGGTGCCGGATAACGATGGCGATAGCGTGCCAAACAATGCCGATAACTGCTTGAACATCGCCAATGCCAACCAGCTCGACTCCGATTCGGATAAATTCGGTGACCGCTGCGATGGAGACTTCAACAATGATTATGTGACCGACGACACCGATCGGGAACTTATTACGCAGGCAGTGGGTTCTTCATTTGGAGATGCGGAATACCGCACCAACTACGACTTTGACCTCAACGGGCGCGTTGATGATGATGATCTTTACTACTTCAACCATATGCTGGCAGGGCATCCGCCCGGCGCATCCGGGTTCGCCAAAGTTCCGTAA
- a CDS encoding ABC transporter ATP-binding protein: MIVLDRLTKMFGSLTAVDGISLRVAEGEVLGFLGPNGAGKTTTMRMIAGFLEPTAGSVAVCGFDLARHPIDAKRRIGYLPEGAPLYGDMTCRGFLNFVADVRGFGAAERRRRIDEVVAMIELAEVLDRPIETLSKGFKRRVGLAQALIHDPAVLILDEPTDGLDPNQKHHVRALIRSMAAKKSIVVSTHILEEVEAVCTRAVVIADGQLVADGTAEQLLRRLPEHNAVIVDVPIGEAAIARGALAALCDSEGTQLCETSTDELASFRLISRSPGGRQASLADVAHCLKTTGVTIESLRCERGRLDDVFRLLTTKTEVDHAA; encoded by the coding sequence ATGATTGTTCTCGATCGCCTGACGAAGATGTTTGGCTCACTGACCGCCGTTGACGGCATTTCGCTGCGGGTCGCCGAAGGCGAAGTGTTGGGCTTTCTCGGACCCAACGGCGCCGGCAAGACCACCACCATGCGAATGATCGCGGGATTTCTCGAACCCACCGCCGGGTCCGTCGCCGTCTGCGGTTTCGATCTCGCCCGCCATCCGATCGACGCCAAGCGACGAATCGGTTATTTGCCGGAAGGTGCGCCGCTTTACGGCGATATGACCTGTCGCGGGTTCCTGAACTTCGTCGCCGACGTGCGCGGTTTTGGTGCGGCGGAACGCCGGCGTCGAATTGACGAGGTGGTGGCGATGATCGAACTCGCCGAAGTCCTCGACCGGCCGATCGAAACGCTGTCGAAAGGGTTCAAGCGCCGGGTCGGTCTCGCCCAGGCGCTGATCCACGATCCGGCGGTGCTCATTCTCGACGAGCCGACCGACGGCCTCGATCCCAATCAAAAGCATCACGTGCGCGCGCTGATCCGCTCGATGGCGGCGAAAAAATCCATCGTCGTCTCGACCCACATCCTCGAAGAGGTGGAGGCGGTCTGCACCCGTGCGGTGGTCATCGCCGATGGACAACTGGTCGCCGATGGCACCGCCGAGCAACTCCTGCGCCGCCTGCCCGAACACAACGCCGTGATCGTCGATGTCCCGATCGGCGAGGCGGCGATCGCGCGCGGCGCCTTGGCAGCGCTGTGCGACAGCGAGGGCACGCAGCTTTGCGAGACCAGCACCGACGAGCTCGCCAGCTTCCGGCTTATATCCCGTTCGCCCGGAGGTCGGCAGGCCTCGCTCGCCGACGTGGCGCACTGCCTCAAGACGACCGGGGTGACGATCGAATCGCTGCGCTGCGAGCGCGGCCGGCTCGACGACGTTTTCCGGCTGCTGACCACGAAGACCGAGGTCGATCATGCTGCGTGA
- a CDS encoding peptidoglycan-binding protein: MVRLHDRIEKMGRLGIAGLLCLVLAALIADMMSGQRCVGLFVGWPAARTPCFGLREPRLIDAKPRHSDEVRAGHVPSPSSTTPDEDWTQAVRGVLEARRESALHGHDRPNDDARTDTERRNRADEVDWLGVPPEVIRKLPVAEGAPHERSNAIADQEMPSARPPRPNVQPRLIAAAQRRLASLGYDPGPVDGRLGRQTYAAIREFQRDSHLPDNGVINAALLARLEAVENVHVQLRQQELEAMDPAPKDASEPARARDLFGSLLGGFQRLLGKDFDSVKRPDEVRSYCRTNAATWIYDFGREAFVYCGNVIAEQGASAIQHASDR, encoded by the coding sequence ATGGTGCGCTTGCACGATCGGATCGAGAAGATGGGGCGCCTCGGCATCGCCGGATTGTTGTGTCTGGTTCTTGCCGCGTTGATTGCCGACATGATGTCGGGCCAGAGGTGCGTCGGACTTTTCGTCGGCTGGCCGGCCGCGCGAACTCCCTGCTTTGGGCTGCGCGAGCCGCGGCTCATTGACGCAAAGCCGCGACACTCGGACGAGGTTCGGGCTGGACACGTCCCCTCCCCCTCGTCGACCACACCTGACGAAGACTGGACGCAGGCTGTGCGCGGCGTTCTGGAGGCTCGTCGGGAAAGCGCGTTGCATGGGCACGACCGCCCCAACGACGATGCGCGGACAGACACCGAGCGACGTAACCGTGCCGACGAGGTCGACTGGCTGGGCGTACCCCCCGAGGTAATCCGCAAATTGCCGGTGGCGGAGGGTGCGCCGCACGAACGCAGTAACGCCATTGCGGATCAAGAGATGCCATCGGCGCGTCCACCCCGGCCAAACGTTCAGCCGCGACTGATCGCTGCCGCGCAGCGGCGGCTGGCTTCCCTCGGATATGACCCGGGGCCGGTGGATGGGCGCCTCGGACGACAGACGTATGCCGCGATACGGGAATTCCAGCGTGACTCGCACCTACCTGACAACGGCGTGATCAATGCAGCCCTGCTCGCGCGCCTTGAGGCGGTGGAGAATGTCCACGTCCAGTTGCGCCAGCAGGAACTGGAGGCCATGGACCCAGCGCCCAAGGATGCGAGTGAACCGGCGCGTGCCCGCGATTTGTTCGGCTCCCTGCTCGGCGGTTTCCAGCGACTGCTCGGCAAGGATTTCGACAGCGTCAAACGCCCCGACGAAGTGCGCTCCTACTGTCGGACGAACGCAGCGACGTGGATCTACGATTTCGGCCGGGAAGCGTTTGTCTACTGCGGCAACGTCATCGCCGAACAGGGGGCCTCCGCTATTCAGCATGCATCGGACCGCTGA
- a CDS encoding ABC transporter permease subunit: MLRETGAVAKRELGGYFSTPVAYVFIVIFLAVASALTFYVGGFFERQQASLEPFFSFHPWLYLFLIPAVSMRLWAEERKSGTVELLMTMPLSSSMAVVGKFVAAWLFIGVALILTFPLWITVNVLGEPDNGVIVAGYLGSFLMAGAFLAIGSCMSAFTRNQVVAFILAAAVCFLFCMAGLELVQDVVQQVFPPVVAETVAGLSFLSRFAAIVKGVIDARDIVFFVSMILFWLFATVVALDSERAR; the protein is encoded by the coding sequence ATGCTGCGTGAGACCGGTGCGGTGGCGAAGCGGGAGCTGGGAGGGTACTTCTCCACGCCCGTGGCGTACGTCTTCATCGTCATCTTCCTGGCGGTGGCGAGCGCCCTGACATTTTATGTCGGCGGATTCTTCGAACGTCAGCAGGCCAGCCTCGAGCCGTTCTTCTCGTTCCATCCGTGGCTCTACCTGTTTCTCATTCCCGCCGTCTCCATGCGGCTGTGGGCGGAAGAGCGCAAGAGCGGGACGGTCGAGCTGCTGATGACCATGCCGTTGTCGTCAAGCATGGCTGTCGTCGGCAAGTTCGTCGCCGCGTGGCTGTTCATCGGCGTCGCGTTGATTCTGACTTTCCCGCTGTGGATCACGGTGAATGTGTTGGGAGAACCCGACAACGGCGTCATCGTCGCCGGCTACCTCGGCAGCTTCCTGATGGCGGGGGCGTTTCTCGCCATCGGGTCGTGCATGTCGGCGTTTACCCGCAATCAGGTGGTCGCCTTCATCCTCGCCGCCGCAGTTTGCTTCCTGTTCTGCATGGCCGGTCTCGAGCTGGTGCAGGACGTCGTCCAACAGGTCTTTCCGCCGGTCGTCGCCGAGACGGTTGCCGGCCTTAGTTTCCTCAGCCGGTTCGCCGCCATCGTCAAAGGTGTCATCGACGCGCGCGATATCGTCTTTTTCGTATCGATGATCCTCTTCTGGCTGTTCGCCACGGTCGTTGCGCTCGATTCCGAGCGCGCACGCTGA
- a CDS encoding DUF4340 domain-containing protein, which produces MRARSFLILSAVTLVVTAAAVAAVVEQDRPHSAIETSGPMLPGLADQLGEVAAIVLRDADRTLTIKRGDSGWGIAELNDYPVPTDKVREIARALVQLEKVEAKTMRADRYARIGVEDVAKGATSKEVDLQNAAGEPLARLIVGTFAAAAGAEGATFVRIPGDERAWLARGTVHVNLDPRDWVDRHLIAVPATDIREVRIVRADRKTLTVVREGGDTGAFHFAEMPAGAKLKRPDAVQSIVETFGDISLEDLKPKAELTLPADKTIHITVTRVDGTHLAFAMADIDGARWIIFEDGKEPATLPAAGHGMAFQIPTWKVTPLERQPQDLYEPASGS; this is translated from the coding sequence ATGCGCGCGCGATCCTTTTTGATACTGAGCGCGGTCACGCTCGTCGTCACGGCAGCAGCCGTGGCCGCGGTGGTGGAGCAGGACCGTCCGCATTCGGCGATCGAGACCAGTGGTCCCATGCTGCCAGGCCTCGCCGACCAGCTCGGCGAGGTGGCGGCGATCGTCCTACGCGACGCCGATCGGACACTGACGATCAAGCGCGGCGATAGCGGCTGGGGCATCGCCGAGTTAAACGATTATCCCGTGCCGACTGACAAGGTCCGCGAAATCGCTCGTGCGCTCGTCCAGCTCGAAAAGGTCGAGGCAAAAACAATGCGCGCGGATCGCTACGCGCGGATTGGCGTCGAGGACGTTGCAAAAGGCGCAACCTCGAAAGAGGTCGATTTGCAAAACGCGGCCGGCGAGCCCCTGGCCCGGCTGATTGTCGGGACCTTCGCCGCGGCGGCGGGCGCCGAGGGCGCGACGTTCGTGCGCATTCCCGGCGATGAGCGCGCGTGGCTCGCGCGCGGCACTGTGCATGTCAATCTCGATCCGCGCGACTGGGTTGACCGTCATCTGATCGCAGTCCCCGCGACGGATATTCGCGAGGTGCGCATCGTTCGTGCCGACCGGAAAACGCTGACCGTCGTTCGCGAGGGCGGCGATACCGGTGCCTTCCACTTCGCCGAGATGCCGGCGGGAGCCAAGCTCAAGCGTCCGGACGCGGTGCAGTCGATCGTGGAGACGTTTGGCGACATATCACTCGAAGATCTGAAACCGAAAGCCGAGCTCACCTTGCCAGCCGACAAGACAATTCACATCACCGTAACGCGGGTGGACGGGACACACCTCGCGTTCGCGATGGCGGACATTGACGGGGCCCGCTGGATAATATTTGAGGACGGCAAGGAACCGGCGACGTTGCCCGCCGCCGGCCATGGCATGGCGTTTCAAATTCCTACCTGGAAGGTTACCCCGCTCGAACGTCAGCCACAGGACCTGTACGAACCGGCGTCCGGATCCTGA
- a CDS encoding Gldg family protein: MAIAGLCVAAVLFLAVNVLANAEFRGAQVDLTEGNLYTVAQGTRQLLGSLDEPVQLRLYFTPRLGEVAPRYAAYDARVRELLERYVTMSNGKLQLQMLEPEPFSDAEDRAVADGLQGVPLSQSGEQGYFGLAGSNAEDGRAVIPFFNLERESFLEYDLTKLIYGLANSKRPTLGVISALPNDMPGGHPAATPPPLMIFDHIRDFFTVEDLEVDVAEIPSNIDVLLVLDLNGVSDQTVRAIDRFVHDGGKALVFVDPLIESSGGRPKSEEAAPAEDVTALLKAWGIEEVDGKVAGDLDAARRVSTSNRAGGAGDYLPWLTLGRTNVDEGDPVMANVERLNLASAGILQSLGTAGLTVTPLISTGPRSMPIDVEKVRGTMPDIMGLLASFKSSGKPLMLAARISGNAPEAFSADAEAAAPEKPASGKTPEVSGNPGTAPDTASDGKAASPAADVQPERKPIQVIVVADADMLYDRFWVQSSDFFGERVDVPTASNADFVINALENLADADALVGLRGRGTSYRPFTLVEELRRDAEARYRAKEQELQQRLSEIQQQLEGIQQRGGAQGEGAQGGELLLSAEDKAAIERFRGEMLSVRKDLRDVQHALRSDIERLEDRVKFINIAAVPIFLCGIGGVMALVRRAKRSRAKRQTKNG, from the coding sequence TTGGCGATCGCCGGACTGTGCGTCGCAGCGGTCCTGTTCCTCGCGGTCAACGTTCTCGCCAACGCCGAATTCCGCGGCGCGCAGGTCGACCTGACCGAGGGCAACCTTTACACCGTCGCGCAGGGGACCCGCCAGCTGCTCGGATCGCTCGACGAGCCGGTGCAACTGCGCCTTTACTTCACGCCGCGACTTGGTGAGGTCGCGCCACGCTACGCCGCGTACGATGCGCGTGTCCGCGAACTACTCGAGCGCTACGTGACCATGTCCAATGGCAAGCTGCAGTTGCAGATGCTCGAGCCGGAGCCGTTCTCCGACGCCGAGGACCGGGCGGTGGCGGATGGCCTGCAAGGCGTGCCACTTAGTCAATCCGGCGAGCAAGGTTATTTCGGGCTCGCCGGCAGCAACGCTGAAGACGGTCGCGCGGTCATTCCCTTCTTCAACCTCGAGCGTGAGTCATTCCTCGAATACGACCTTACCAAACTCATCTACGGTCTCGCCAATTCCAAGCGGCCGACGCTCGGCGTGATTTCGGCGCTGCCGAACGATATGCCCGGCGGTCATCCGGCGGCGACGCCGCCGCCCTTGATGATCTTCGATCACATCCGCGATTTCTTCACCGTCGAGGACCTCGAGGTGGATGTGGCGGAAATTCCGTCCAACATCGATGTCTTGCTGGTTCTCGATCTGAATGGCGTAAGCGATCAGACGGTGCGCGCGATCGATCGCTTCGTGCACGATGGCGGCAAGGCGCTCGTCTTTGTCGATCCGCTGATCGAATCGTCCGGAGGGCGACCGAAGTCCGAAGAAGCAGCGCCGGCTGAGGATGTCACGGCACTGCTGAAAGCGTGGGGCATCGAAGAGGTCGACGGCAAGGTCGCGGGCGATCTCGATGCGGCACGGCGGGTTTCGACCAGCAACCGCGCCGGCGGCGCCGGTGACTACCTGCCATGGCTGACACTGGGGCGCACGAACGTCGACGAGGGCGATCCGGTGATGGCGAACGTCGAGCGACTGAACCTCGCCAGCGCCGGCATCCTGCAGTCTCTGGGCACAGCCGGATTGACGGTCACGCCGTTGATTTCCACCGGGCCGCGCTCGATGCCGATCGACGTCGAGAAGGTTCGCGGTACCATGCCCGACATCATGGGACTGCTTGCCAGCTTCAAGTCGAGCGGAAAGCCGCTGATGCTCGCCGCGCGGATCTCCGGCAACGCGCCAGAAGCGTTCTCAGCCGACGCCGAGGCTGCGGCACCCGAGAAGCCGGCATCCGGGAAGACGCCTGAGGTCAGCGGAAATCCGGGGACGGCACCGGACACGGCCAGCGATGGCAAGGCGGCATCCCCCGCAGCCGATGTCCAGCCGGAGCGCAAGCCGATCCAGGTGATCGTCGTCGCCGATGCCGACATGCTCTACGATCGCTTCTGGGTGCAGAGTTCGGATTTCTTCGGCGAACGTGTGGACGTACCAACGGCGAGCAACGCCGATTTCGTCATCAACGCGCTGGAAAACCTCGCCGATGCCGATGCCCTGGTCGGGCTGCGCGGCCGGGGGACATCCTATCGTCCGTTCACCCTGGTCGAGGAGCTTCGCCGTGACGCGGAAGCGCGCTACCGGGCGAAAGAGCAGGAGCTGCAGCAGCGGCTGAGCGAAATTCAGCAGCAACTGGAAGGAATCCAGCAGCGCGGTGGCGCGCAGGGAGAAGGGGCGCAGGGCGGCGAACTCTTGTTGAGTGCCGAGGACAAGGCGGCGATCGAGCGCTTCCGCGGCGAGATGCTGTCCGTGCGCAAGGATCTCCGCGATGTTCAGCATGCGCTCCGCAGCGACATCGAACGGCTGGAAGACCGGGTGAAGTTCATTAACATCGCTGCCGTACCCATTTTCTTGTGCGGCATCGGTGGGGTGATGGCCCTCGTCCGGCGAGCCAAACGCTCGCGGGCGAAACGCCAGACGAAGAACGGGTAA